From the genome of Vicia villosa cultivar HV-30 ecotype Madison, WI linkage group LG2, Vvil1.0, whole genome shotgun sequence, one region includes:
- the LOC131646784 gene encoding uncharacterized protein LOC131646784: MEAFNFKPEKLIMSSTYNIFTGITKTLRLLELCLVLLFFFWILNRLPFALSISADFLRSPLFIFALSNAIIVALLFSSSSAADSASPVEERLECQDKQIRETCSEDVDSCAVTVTDSGNLQGKVYCRSQSLPEITNEEGENEKDTSSRKLQRSETETKVREILYPQDKLSNEEFQRTIEAFIAKQMRFLREEELC; this comes from the coding sequence ATGGAAGCATTCAACTTCAAACCAGAGAAACTCATAATGTCGTCAACATACAATATTTTCACCGGCATCACTAAAACGCTTCGTCTTCTCGAGCTGTGCTTAGttctcctctttttcttttggatCCTCAACCGTCTCCCTTTCGCTCTCAGTATCTCGGCAGACTTCCTCCGGAGTCCTCTCTTCATCTTTGCCTTATCCAATGCCATCATCGTTGCACTCCTCTTCTCCTCTTCCTCTGCCGCCGATTCTGCATCTCCGGTAGAAGAGCGGTTAGAGTGCCAGGATAAGCAGATTCGTGAGACGTGTTCGGAAGATGTAGATTCATGTGCAGTAACCGTAACCGATTCTGGTAATTTGCAAGGAAAAGTTTATTGCCGAAGTCAGTCTCTGCCGGAGATTACGAACGAAGAAGGAGAGAATGAGAAGGATACTTCGAGTCGGAAACTACAGAGATCGGAAACGGAGACGAAGGTGCGGGAAATTTTGTATCCGCAGGATAAGTTAAGCAATGAGGAATTTCAGCGTACGATAGAAGCTTTCATTGCAAAGCAAATGAGGTTTCTAAGGGAGGAGGAGTTATGTTAA